Proteins encoded together in one Anopheles darlingi chromosome 3, idAnoDarlMG_H_01, whole genome shotgun sequence window:
- the LOC125957159 gene encoding proteasome subunit beta type-7, whose translation MTTDVARELEQPGFSFENCRRNAQLIKNGFVAPKVIKTGTTICGIIYKDGVILGADTRATEGPIVADKNCEKIHYLAKNMYCCGAGTAADTEMTTQMISSNLELHRLNTGRTVPVVVANTMLKQFLFRYQGYISAALVLGGVDPTGSYIYCIYPHGSTDKLPYATMGSGSLAAMSVFESRWKPDMSEEDGKKLVRDAIAAGVFNDLGSGSNIDLCVIRKDSTEYLRTYEEANKKGTRSLSYDFKPGTTAVLQSQIYKVDVTDTVVRHLVPEGTESMDTA comes from the exons ATGACCACCGACGTAGCCCGGGAACTGGAGCAGCCAGGATTCAGTTTCGAGAACTGCCGTCG GAACGCTCAGCTCATCAAGAACGGATTTGTGGCCCCGAAGGTGATcaaaaccggaaccaccatCTGTGGTATTATCTACAAGGATGGAGTCATCCTGGGCGCGGATACCCGAGCTACCGAGGGACCGATAGTGGCCGACAAGAACTGCGAAAAGATCCACTACTTGGCCAAGAACATGTACTGCTGCGGAGCGGGTACGGCGGCCGACACGGAGATGACGACACAGATGATTTCATCGAATCtggagctgcatcgattgaaCACGGGCCGTACGgtgcccgtggtggtggcaaacaCGATGCTGAAACAGTTCCTGTTCCGCTATCAGGGCTACATCAGTgcggcgctggtgctgggcgGTGTCGATCCGACCGGTTCGTACATTTACTGCATTTACCCGCACGGATCCACGGATAAGCTCCCGTACGCTACGATGGGATCCGGTAGCTTGGCCGCCATGTCAGTGTTCGAGTCTCGCTGGAAGCCGGACATGAGCGAGGAGGATGGAAAGAAGCTGGTCCGGGATGCTATCGCCGCCGGTGTGTTCAACGATCTCGGATCGGGTTCAAACATCGATCTGTGCGTCATCCGGAAGGATTCGACTGAGTACTTGCGCACGTACGAGGAGGCCAACAAGAAGGGCACTCGAAGCCTGTCGTACGACTTCAAGCCGGGCACGACGGCCGTACTGCAGAGCCAGATCTATAAGGTGGACGTGACGGACACCGTCGTGCGCCATCTCGTGCCGGAAGGCACCGAGAGTATGGATACGGCTTGA